From the Lathyrus oleraceus cultivar Zhongwan6 chromosome 4, CAAS_Psat_ZW6_1.0, whole genome shotgun sequence genome, one window contains:
- the LOC127137234 gene encoding uncharacterized protein LOC127137234 gives MSARKAKKIVGIGPSKPWSKVEVKKRKVRDDSEPEEDVEEEVTDISPTKKTTVRKSPVKVPVVHLDNISFHLEDGAAKWKIVIQRRVAVERELGKDVADVKEVMDLIKVIWLLKTVDGFSPCYEGLVKEFIVNIPGDISDKNNKEFSKVYVRGKRITFSPIVINNFLGRKIKGAGELEVIDNKVCREITARQVKVWPVKKHFPARKLTVKYAILHKIGATNWVPTNHISNIANTLGRFIFAVGTKVKFDYGSHVEDIVMTFAVKRPASKVGTIVELKETCKELGEGITVSISRKQSLETLIASLEQAEGENIDHDNVSREEEAEAHTSSEWSSNNDDVSGNYGFGADEEAANSSSTE, from the exons ATGTCAGCTAGAAAAGCCAAGAAGATTGTTGGTATTGGTCCCTCCAAACCATGGAGCAAGGTTGAAGTaaagaagaggaaggtcagagatGATTCTGAGCCTGAAGAGGATGTTGAGGAAGAAGTCACTGACATCTCGCCTACAAAGAAAACTACTGTTAGGAAGTCACCTGTTAAAGTCCCTGTTGTTCATTTGGATAACATCTCCTTCCATCTTGAGGATGGAGCTGCTAAGTGGAAAATTGTGATTCAGAGAAGGGTAGCTGTGGAAAGGGAGTTGGGAAAAGATGTTGCTGATgtcaaggaggtcatggacctgataaAAGTTATTTGGCTGTTGAAAACTGTTGATGGGTTCTCTCCATGCTATGAAGGTTTAGTTAAGGAATTTATTGTTAACATTCCTGGGGATATTTCTGATAAGAACAACAAGGAGTTCTCCAAGGTGTATGTGAGGGGTAAGCGTATAACATTCTCTCCTATTGTTATTAATAACTTTCTAGGCAGAAAAATTAAGGGTGCAGGAGAATTAGAAGTTATAGACAATAAAGTCTGTAGGGAGATTACAGCTAGGCAGGTGAAAGTTTGGCCTGTTAAAAAGCATTTTCCTGCTAGGAAGTTGACTGTCAAGTATGCTATCCTGCATAAAATAGGAGCTACCAACTGGGTCCCTACCAACCATATCTCCAACATTGCTAATACTCTTGGGAGGTTTATTTTTGCTGTTGGAACAAAAGTAAaatttgactatg GAAGTCATGTCGAGGATATTGTCATGACATTTGCTGTGAAAAGGCCAGCCTCAAAAGTTGGAACAATTGTTGAGCTTAAGGAGACGTGCAAAGAGCTAGGTGAAGGGATAACGGTATCCATATCTAGAAAACAATCATTGGAAACCTTGATTGCAAGCTTGGAACAGGCTGAGGGTGAAAATATTGATCATGATAATGTCAGCCGTGAAGAAGAAgctgaagcccacacctctagtgagtGGTCTTCAAACAATGATGATGTTAGTGGCAATTATGGTTTTGGTGCTGATGAAGAAGCTGCAAACTCAAGCTCTACTGAGTAG